The following are from one region of the Onthophagus taurus isolate NC unplaced genomic scaffold, IU_Otau_3.0 ScKx7SY_15, whole genome shotgun sequence genome:
- the LOC111419465 gene encoding microtubule-associated proteins 1A/1B light chain 3C-like, with the protein MFTRGLVTSDCDCKSKIDGDKTCFMDKIIKNIAVNMEDKKTNWDLNSNNKNYKNKSIDVRKEEVLAIRNRFPTKIPIIVQRFAKESNLPQLEKTKFLVPQELTMSQFLMIIKNRIKMKPTQSLYLLVNDRSLVSLSITFAEVYAEHAGPDGFLYITYASQETFGAPQTPTGQ; encoded by the exons ATGTTTACGAGAGGCTTAGTTACGTCCGATTGCGACTGCAAGTCTAAAATCGACGGAGATAAAACGTGTTTCAtggataaaattattaaaaatatcgcgGTTAACATGGAGGATAAAAAAACCAATTGGgatttaaattcaaacaataaaaattataaaaacaaatcaataGACGTTAGAAAAGAAGAAGTTTTAGCCATAAGAAATCGATTTCCAACTAAAATACCT ATCATCGTTCAAAGGTTTGCAAAAGAAAGCAATTTGCCGCAATTGGAAAAAACCAAGTTTTTGGTGCCCCAAGAGTTAACTATGagccaatttttaatgataatcaA gAATCGAATAAAAATGAAGCCAACTCAATCATTGTATTTATTGGTGAACGATCGATCTTTAGTCAGCCTTTCAATAACGTTTGCGGAGGTTTATGCGGAACACGCCGGTCCAGATGGATTCCTTTATATCACTTACGCCTCGCAGGAAACTTTTGGGGCACCACAAACACCTACAGGACAATAA